In one window of Microtus pennsylvanicus isolate mMicPen1 chromosome 2, mMicPen1.hap1, whole genome shotgun sequence DNA:
- the Chrm5 gene encoding muscarinic acetylcholine receptor M5 — translation MEGESYHNETTVNGTPVNHQALERHGLWEVITIAAVTAVVSLMTIVGNVLVMISFKVNSQLKTVNNYYLLSLACADLIIGVFSMNLYTTYILMGRWVLGSLACDLWLALDYVASNASVMNLLVISFDRYFSITRPLTYRAKRTPKRAGIMIGLAWFISFILWAPAILCWQYLVGKRTVPPDECQIQFLSEPTITFGTAIAAFYIPVSVMTILYCRIYRETEKRTKDLADLQGSDSVAEAKKRKPAHRTLLRSFFSYSRPSLAQRERNDWSSSRRRTSTTGKPTQTTGLSADWDKAEQVTTCSSYASSEDEAKTTTDPVFQVVYKNQAKESPRKEFSAEETKETLGNAQTENNDYDTPKYFLSPATAQRLKSQKCVAYKFRLVVKADGTQETNNGCRKVKIMPCTFPVSKDPSTKGLDPNLSHQMTKRKRMVLVKERKAAQTLSAILLAFIITWTPYNIMVLVSTFCDKCVPVTLWHLGYWLCYVNSTVNPICYALCNRTFRKTFKMLLLCRWKKKKADEKLYWQGNSKLP, via the coding sequence atggagggggaatcTTACCACAATGAAACCACCGTCAATGGCACCCCAGTAAATCACCAGGCTTTGGAACGCCATGGGCTTTGGGAAGTCATCACTATTGCAGCGGTGACGGCTGTGGTCAGCCTGATGACCATTGTGGGCAATGTCTTGGTCATGATCTCCTTCAAAGTCAACAGTCAGCTCAAGACGGTAAACAACTATTACCTGCTCAGCTTGGCCTGCGCAGACCTCATCATTGGGGTCTTCTCCATGAACCTCTACACGACCTACATCCTCATGGGTCGCTGGGTTCTCGGGAGTCTGGCTTGTGACCTTTGGCTTGCCCTGGACTATGTTGCCAGCAACGCTTCTGTCATGAACCTTCTGGTGATTAGCTTTGACCGTTACTTTTCCATCACAAGACCACTGACATACCGGGCCAAGCGTACCCCAAAGAGGGCGGGCATCATGATCGGCTTGGCCTGGTTCATCTCCTTCATCCTCTGGGCGCCAGCAATCCTCTGCTGGCAGTACTTGGTGGGCAAGCGGACAGTACCACCCGATGAGTGCCAGATCCAGTTCCTCTCTGAGCCCACCATTACTTTCGGCACTGCCATCGCTGCCTTCTACATCCCTGTCTCCGTCATGACCATACTCTACTGCCGGATCTACAGGGAAACCGAGAAGCGAACCAAGGACCTGGCTGACCTCCAGGGTTCTGATTCTGTGGCAGAAGCCAAGAAGAGAAAGCCGGCTCACAGGACCCTGCTCAGATCTTTCTTTAGCTACTCTAGACCCAGCCTGGcccagagagaaaggaatgacTGGTCATCCTCCCGCAGGAGAACTTCAACCACAGGAAAGCCAACCCAGACCACGGGCCTAAGCGCTGACTGGGACAAGGCTGAGCAGGTCACTACCTGTAGCAGCTATGCCTCCTCAGAGGATGAGGCCAAGACGACCACTGACCCTGTCTTCCAAGTGGTCTACAAGAACCAGGCCAAGGAAAGCCCGAGGAAGGAATTCAGCGCTGAAGAGACCAAGGAAACTTTGGGGAATGCTCAGACTGAAAACAATGACTATGACACTCCCAAGTACTTCCTGTCCCCGGCTACTGCTCAGAGACTCAAGAGTCAGAAGTGTGTTGCCTATAAGTTCCGACTGGTGGTAAAAGCTGATGGAACCCAGGAGACTAACAATGGCTGTCGCAAGGTGAAAATCATGCCCTGTACCTTCCCGGTGTCCAAAGACCCTTCCACGAAAGGCCTGGATCCCAACCTCAGCCATCAAATGACCAAACGAAAGAGAATGGTCCTAGTCAAAGAGAGGAAAGCAGCCCAGACCTTGAGTGCCATCCTCCTGGCCTTCATCATCACGTGGACCCCTTACAACATCATGGTCCTGGTTTCCACCTTCTGTGACAAGTGTGTCCCTGTCACCTTGTGGCACTTGGGTTACTGGTTGTGCTACGTCAACAGCACGGTCAACCCCATCTGCTATGCTCTCTGCAACAGAACCTTCAGGAAGACCTTTAAGATGCTGCTCCTCTGCcggtggaaaaagaaaaaagcagacgAGAAACTGTACTGGCAAGGGAACAGCAAGCTACCCTGA